The Aedes aegypti strain LVP_AGWG chromosome 3, AaegL5.0 Primary Assembly, whole genome shotgun sequence genome contains a region encoding:
- the LOC5576327 gene encoding proteoglycan 4 yields the protein MGLKLKWFRRRITFEGIPSAPERNIRRKENTSGFTAVGVYRQSVNFEDYIEPSRASYGEPPSQPFVTTTIRKPNTSTTSSTIANKSSEKNNVGDKIARQRRSIETPPEPNYLPPKPPMRRAVTKTKSTPNISTLEEPSEIQPIETTRSIEVLNDVPEPQGNASNTQTSRAIAINYNAGVDSNTTHKLAQNYEVERIEHWKQQQPEFFNEILEKVNEFANTSKPVRVEEDHGSETESYDEIFEKVKAKPRGPLESTIPFEPQTIITNSIEQNLSRHTSASSVEDIFEPRPPEYMFAISMDEDLENDTVKPEVVPRTPESKPRILAEASPQPDRSTETSLPLVNLPETSPQPERPLKSILKKRAPAPPSQQPPQTEASATIPTEVPIPPPRTIRKQPDPAPKEPSDDDDDDYLNWNMIDRHRSSITHTVASQRINPETMKNVPASLQQAKPLLNTRAIADEEQPKTLREMRNRQPAPISQGNTILGLQSRNARDSESNVSEASA from the exons ATGGGATTAAAGCTGAAATGGTTCCGTCGTCGAATCACCTTCGAGGGAATCCCATCGGCACCCGAACGTAATATTAGAAGGAAAGAG AATACTTCCGGATTTACCGCTGTTGGAGTCTACAGACAGAGCGTAAACTTTGAAGACTACATTGAGCCATCTAGGGCATCCTACGGTGAGCCACCAAGTCAACCGTTTGTGACCACGA CAATCAGAAAACCAAACACGTCTACAACCTCTTCGACGATTGCGAATAAGTCATCGGAAAAGAACAATGTAGGAGATAAGATAGCACGACAACGGCGATCCATTGAAACACCTCCCGAGCCAAACTATTTGCCACCTAAGCCTCCTATGAGACGAGCTGTCACTAAGACGAAGTCCACGCCAAACATTTCGACACTTGAGGAACCGTCAGAAATACAACCAATCGAGACGACCCGATCAATAGAAGTACTCAATGATGTGCCAGAACCGCAGGGAAATGCTTCCAATACACAGACATCTCGAGCTATCGCAATCAACTACAATGCAGGGGTTGATAGCAATACTACTCATAAACTGGCCCAAAATTATGAAGTCGAACGGATAGAACATTGGAAGCAACAGCAACCTgagtttttcaatgaaattctaGAGAAGGTCAATG aattcgcAAACACTTCTAAACCTGTAAGGGTTGAAGAAGATCATGGCAGTGAAACAGAATCATATGATGAGATTTTCGAAAAAGTCAAGGCTAAACCACGAGGTCCTCTGGAATCAACGATTCCATTCGAACCGCAGACAATCATTACCAACTCTATCGAACAAAATCTCAGTCGACACACAAGCGCCAGCTCAGTCGAAGACATATTTGAACCCCGACCACCGGAATATATGTTTGCAATTTCTATGGACGAAGATCTTGAGAACGACACAGTAAAACCCGAGGTAGTCCCAAGAACTCCAGAATCAAAACCCAGAATTCTGGCAGAAGCAAGTCCACAACCTGACAGATCAACAGAGACAAGTCTACCACTCGTCAACCTGCCAGAAACAAGTCCACAACCTGAGAGGCCTTTAAAATCTATCCTGAAGAAACGCGCTCCAGCTCCGCCATCTCAGCAACCTCCGCAAACAGAAGCTAGCGCTACAATCCCGACAGAAGTACCTATTCCTCCCCCGAGAACCATCCGGAAACAGCCGGATCCCGCTCCTAAAGAGCCaagtgatgacgatgatgacgatTACCTCAACTGGAATATGATTGATCGCCATCGTTCCAGCATAACCCATACCGTAGCTTCACAACGAATTAACCCAGAAACCATGAAAAACGTGCCTGCCAGTTTGCAACAAGCGAAACCCCTCTTAAACACCAGGGCCATAGCCGACGAAGAACAGCCCAAAACGCTTCGGGAAATGCGCAACCGACAACCAGCTCCCATATCACAAGGCAACACAATTCTTGGTCTTCAGAGTCGAAATGCCCGCGACAGTGAATCGAACGTCTCCGAAGCGTCAGCATAG